One Deinococcus planocerae DNA segment encodes these proteins:
- a CDS encoding CPBP family glutamic-type intramembrane protease, with product MPWILGLVLLVVLLEVVVQSRWVVPWVIEQTGWTPKRGPSDELLDRIVWSPMIEEALFRLALIPGLVDFAAFLGNPGVRRPQEAWRLLPWFGVVSLVGCIGLNAFDVLKAALDQRQWSPTIVFITPLVLAWLSLGLRQRHPSGQLSPGWLIGCAAVTNTLFALGHLYNYPDLPHHPAVLGLAIPQLMSGAVFSWAAARYGLRAAMLCHGCDNAFVTVLGAVPLVWRVLTS from the coding sequence GTGCCGTGGATACTCGGGCTGGTGCTGCTCGTGGTGCTGCTGGAGGTCGTGGTGCAGTCACGTTGGGTCGTTCCGTGGGTGATCGAGCAGACCGGCTGGACGCCCAAGCGGGGTCCCTCGGACGAGTTGCTGGATCGGATCGTCTGGAGCCCCATGATCGAAGAGGCGCTGTTCCGGCTGGCCCTGATCCCCGGGCTGGTCGATTTTGCCGCCTTCCTGGGCAACCCCGGGGTACGTCGTCCCCAGGAGGCCTGGCGCCTGTTGCCGTGGTTTGGGGTCGTGTCGTTGGTGGGCTGCATTGGGCTCAATGCCTTCGACGTGTTGAAGGCGGCATTGGATCAGCGGCAATGGAGCCCCACCATCGTGTTCATCACGCCCCTGGTCCTGGCCTGGTTGTCCCTAGGCTTGCGTCAGCGGCATCCCAGCGGACAACTTTCTCCCGGCTGGTTGATCGGCTGCGCGGCGGTGACGAACACGCTGTTCGCGCTGGGGCACCTGTACAACTATCCCGATCTGCCCCACCATCCGGCCGTACTCGGCCTGGCTATCCCGCAACTGATGAGTGGGGCGGTGTTCTCCTGGGCGGCGGCGCGTTATGGCCTGCGGGCGGCCATGCTCTGTCACGGGTGCGACAACGCCTTTGTCACTGTCCTGGGAGCGGTGCCGCTGGTGTGGCGGGTCCTGACGAGCTGA